In a single window of the Rutidosis leptorrhynchoides isolate AG116_Rl617_1_P2 unplaced genomic scaffold, CSIRO_AGI_Rlap_v1 contig621, whole genome shotgun sequence genome:
- the LOC139884910 gene encoding uncharacterized protein produces AGPRPVSGGIKEFEKIGIGIEHSYELVTKIEECGQFSSIIEEIVNLFKTAIFSHDEGRCLDALTQLKKLPVTCELLLKTKVAKRLRVLRKHSNKKICDSASDSSILGRQESFFTRGGGKRIQEKTVRRMIVRYERHLPKSDDEFCDEMRKRLYDCLYKVADETDIGVERREVNSCDPARVAVLVETCLFHNWRRRIQET; encoded by the exons TGCCGGGCCTAGGCCGGTTTCAGGTGGGATAAAAGAATTTGAAAAAATTGGTATTGGGATAGAACATAGTTACGAGTTAGTTACGAAGATAGAAGAATGTGGACAA TTTTCATCAATAATAGAGGAGATCGTTAATCTGTTCAAAACCGCCATTTTCAGCCACGACGAAGGTCGTTGCCTAGATGCTTTAACTCAACTGAAGAAACTTCCGGTGACCTGTGAGCTTCTTCTCAAAACCAAAGTCGCCAAACGTCTTCGTGTTCTAAGAAAGCATTCTAACAAGAAGATTTGCGATTCGGCTAGTGACTCATCGATTCTTGGAAGGCAAGAATCATTTTTTACTAGAGGGGGAGGCAAAAGAATTCAAGAAAAAACTGTTCGTCGTATGATCGTCCGTTATGAACGCCATCTTCCTAAGAGTGATGACGAATTCTGTGACGAGATGCGTAAACGTCTATACGATTGTCTCTATAAAGTTGCAGATGAAACCGATATCGGAGTCGAGAGGAGGGAAGTCAACAGTTGTGATCCGGCTCGAGTCGCTGTTTTGGTCGAGACTTGCTTGTTCCACAATTGGCGAAGGAGGATCCAAGAAACATGA
- the LOC139884912 gene encoding LOW QUALITY PROTEIN: protein NCA1-like (The sequence of the model RefSeq protein was modified relative to this genomic sequence to represent the inferred CDS: inserted 6 bases in 6 codons; deleted 4 bases in 4 codons; substituted 2 bases at 2 genomic stop codons), translated as MKPVCPFAKAARPDDASVKKQGNIQXKQHGTAENECKAKKESGDSAATVSPKCPFGYDSQSFKIGPLXCIICQALLFDCSKCVPCSHLFCKACVSRFKDCXLCGADSEKIEPDTNLQSVVDRFIEGHARIKRTHVGTEKEEEDKGSWXKXEVMYEDVSLERGXFLVQQAMRAFRAQNVESAKSRLNLCAEDIRAQLEISGNSPELCSQLGAVLGMLGDCCRATGDAGSXVRYFEESVEFLMKLLVDDLEITHTLSVSLXKIGDLKYYDGDLQAARSYYFRSLNVRRDAIKHHTNAASQILDVAVSLAKVADVDRSVGDEDTAIDGFKEAIQLLESLKLKPEEAGLEQRRLSVLDFLSNQIAEKQTDSSK; from the exons ATGAAACCAGTTTGCCCTTTTGCCAAGGCTGCACGCCCAGATGATGCTTCTGTTAAAAAACAGGGAAATATCC GTAAACAACACGGAACAGCTGAGAATGAGTGTAAAGCGAAGAAAGAGTCTGGCGATTCTGCTGCGACTGTATCTCCAAAGTGCCCATTTGGATATGATTCTCAATCGTTTAAGATAGGCCCTC AGTGTATTATATGCCAAGCACTCCTCTTCGATTGCAGTAAATGTGTGCCTTGTTCTCATCTTTTCTGCAA GGCATGCGTATCAAGGTTCAAGGACT CACTATGTGGGGCTGACAGTGAGAAGATTGAACCTGATACGAATCTGCAGAGTGTAGTTGATCGTTTTATAGAGGGTCATGCTCGAATTAAGAGGACTCATGTCGGCAcagagaaagaagaagaagataaaggaaGCTGGTGAAAATAAGAAGTGATGTATGAGGATGTATCTCTCGAGAGAG GCTTTCTGGTGCAACAAGCAATGAGG GCATTTCGTGCTCAGAATGTTGAAAGCGCAAAATCTAGACTCAACCTCTGTGCGGAAGACATTAGAGCTCAG TTAGAAATATCAGGGAACTCACCAGAGTTGTGCTCACAACTGGGAGCAGTTCTGGGCATGCTTGGTGATTGCTG TCGAGCCACAGGGGATGCTGGTT GCGTCAGATATTTTGAAGAGAGTGTAGAATTCCTTATGAAA CTGCTGGTGGATGATCTGGAG ATCACGCATACCCTTTCTGTTTCTC ACAAAATTGGAGATCTTAAATATTACGATGGTGACTTGCAAGCCGCTAGATCATACTACTTCCGTTCTCTA AATGTTCGTCGTGATGCTATCAAGCACCATACAAATGCTGCCTCCCAG ATTCTAGATGTGGCCGTTTCACTTGCCAAAGTGGCAGACGTTGACCGGAGTGTTGGTGACGAAGACACGGCTATCGATGGATTTAAGGAAGCAATACAATTGTTAGAATCTTTG AAACTGAAACCTGAAGAGGCTGGTCTTGAACAACGG CGGCTTTCAGTGCTGGATTTCCTTAGTAATCAAATTGCAGAGAAACAAACGGATTCATCCAAATAA